The Pseudofrankia inefficax genome window below encodes:
- a CDS encoding succinic semialdehyde dehydrogenase, which produces MTATTPASTASAQGDERTLAATGPARRLDPVLLKQLVDGITATGEAVDVPAPFTGEPLVSLPQATTGDVAAAYAAARTAQPIWAATPVRDRAAVLIRLHDLVLSRQDEVLDILQWETGKARAHAFEEVLETAVCALYFGRRAPRLLAPKRRAGAFPVLTRAIEARRPKGVVCVITPWNYPLALSDDVLPALVAGNAVVQKPDTQTALSALWLRSLAIEAGLPPSVWQIVVGSRDVVGDPLIDCADFVAFTGSTAAGRAIAARAGARLVGCSLELGGKNPMVVLADADVTKAAKGAIRACFSNAGQLCVSIERIYVDRPVHDAFVKAFVTEVEGLRLGAALDYTADVGSLTYRRQLDAVRAHLDDAVSKGATVLVGGKARPDLGPLFHEPTVVTDVTPGMALYRDETFGPVVAVYPVDGDEAAVAAANDTEYGLNASVWSRDVGRARAVAARIEAGTVNVNEGYAATYGSQGAPMGGMKSSGLGRRHGADGLLKLTEPQTVASQRLLGFDPPSYLSQERYATVLTHTLGVLKRLHVR; this is translated from the coding sequence ATGACCGCCACGACGCCAGCGAGCACCGCCTCGGCGCAGGGCGACGAGAGGACGCTCGCCGCCACCGGGCCGGCACGCCGGCTCGACCCGGTACTGCTCAAGCAACTGGTCGACGGCATCACCGCCACCGGCGAGGCGGTCGACGTGCCGGCCCCGTTCACCGGCGAGCCGCTGGTCTCGCTGCCGCAGGCGACCACCGGCGACGTGGCCGCGGCCTACGCCGCGGCGCGGACCGCGCAGCCGATCTGGGCCGCGACTCCGGTCCGGGACCGGGCCGCCGTGCTGATCCGGCTGCACGACCTGGTGCTGAGCCGGCAGGACGAGGTGCTCGACATCCTGCAGTGGGAGACCGGCAAGGCCCGTGCGCACGCCTTCGAGGAGGTGCTGGAGACCGCGGTCTGTGCCCTGTACTTCGGCCGGCGCGCGCCCCGGCTGCTCGCGCCGAAGCGTCGAGCCGGTGCGTTCCCGGTCCTTACCCGGGCCATCGAGGCGAGACGCCCCAAGGGCGTCGTCTGCGTGATCACGCCGTGGAACTACCCGCTCGCGCTGTCGGACGACGTGCTGCCCGCGCTGGTGGCGGGCAACGCGGTCGTCCAGAAGCCGGACACGCAGACGGCGCTCTCGGCGCTGTGGCTGCGCTCGCTCGCGATCGAGGCCGGCCTGCCGCCGAGTGTCTGGCAGATCGTGGTGGGCAGCCGCGACGTCGTCGGCGACCCGCTCATCGACTGCGCGGACTTCGTCGCGTTCACCGGCTCCACCGCCGCCGGCCGGGCGATCGCCGCGCGGGCCGGGGCACGGCTGGTCGGCTGCTCGTTGGAGCTCGGCGGGAAGAACCCCATGGTCGTGCTCGCCGACGCGGACGTCACGAAGGCGGCGAAGGGCGCTATCCGGGCCTGCTTCAGCAACGCCGGTCAGCTGTGCGTCTCGATCGAGCGGATCTACGTGGACCGGCCGGTCCACGACGCGTTCGTCAAAGCCTTCGTCACCGAGGTCGAGGGCCTGCGGCTCGGCGCCGCGCTCGACTACACCGCGGACGTCGGCTCACTGACCTACCGGCGCCAGCTCGACGCGGTGCGCGCGCACCTGGACGACGCCGTCAGCAAGGGCGCGACCGTCCTCGTCGGCGGGAAGGCTCGGCCGGACCTCGGCCCGCTGTTCCACGAGCCGACCGTGGTCACCGACGTGACCCCGGGCATGGCGCTCTACCGGGACGAGACGTTCGGGCCCGTCGTCGCGGTCTATCCGGTGGACGGTGACGAAGCGGCCGTCGCCGCGGCCAACGACACCGAGTACGGCCTGAACGCCAGCGTCTGGAGCCGCGACGTCGGGCGGGCCCGCGCGGTCGCGGCCCGGATCGAGGCGGGCACCGTCAACGTCAACGAGGGGTACGCGGCGACCTACGGCTCGCAGGGCGCGCCCATGGGCGGGATGAAGTCATCCGGTCTCGGCCGCCGGCACGGCGCGGACGGCCTGCTCAAGCTCACCGAGCCGCAGACCGTCGCCAGCCAGCGTCTGCTCGGCTTCGACCCGCCGAGCTACCTGAGCCAGGAACGCTATGCCACGGTGCTCACCCACACCCTGGGCGTGCTGAAGCGGCTGCACGTGCGCTGA
- a CDS encoding alpha/beta fold hydrolase — MPTAAVNGIEIYFERHGEGPRLLFVNGSGATLERLGPLLDILAAQFDLLAHDQRGLGKTEIPPDPYSMADYAADIAGLLDHVGWDSCRVMGVSFGGMVAQEYAVTWPKRVERLALLCTSPGGVSRSSYPLHELERLDPAERAARATQLLDSRFTPEWLAEHPGDRMMVEGFAGGGMTAGLSEEQRRGAAAQLDARRFHDVFDRLDRITCPTLVAAGRYDGIAPVSNSEAIVAAIPGAELRVYDGGHAFFAQDPAALPEVLAFLDGDQAAGATG, encoded by the coding sequence GTGCCGACGGCGGCCGTGAACGGGATCGAGATCTACTTCGAGCGACATGGCGAGGGGCCGCGCCTGCTGTTCGTCAACGGGTCAGGGGCGACCCTGGAACGGTTGGGCCCGCTGTTGGACATCCTGGCGGCCCAGTTCGACCTGCTGGCCCATGACCAGCGGGGCCTCGGGAAGACGGAGATTCCGCCAGACCCCTACTCGATGGCTGACTACGCGGCCGACATCGCCGGCCTGCTCGACCATGTCGGCTGGGACAGCTGTCGGGTGATGGGCGTCAGCTTCGGCGGGATGGTCGCGCAGGAGTACGCGGTGACCTGGCCGAAGCGGGTCGAGCGGCTCGCGCTGCTGTGCACGTCGCCCGGCGGGGTTAGCCGTTCGTCCTACCCGCTGCACGAGCTGGAGCGCCTCGACCCGGCGGAACGCGCCGCCCGGGCCACCCAGCTGCTCGACAGCCGGTTCACGCCCGAATGGCTCGCCGAGCATCCGGGCGACCGGATGATGGTCGAGGGCTTCGCCGGCGGCGGGATGACGGCCGGGCTGAGCGAGGAGCAGCGTCGGGGCGCGGCCGCGCAGCTGGACGCCCGCCGCTTTCACGACGTCTTCGACCGGCTCGACCGGATCACCTGCCCCACCCTGGTCGCGGCCGGCCGCTACGACGGCATCGCGCCCGTCTCCAACAGCGAGGCGATCGTCGCCGCCATCCCGGGCGCCGAGCTGCGCGTCTATGACGGCGGCCACGCCTTCTTCGCCCAGGACCCGGCGGCCCTCCCGGAGGTGCTCGCGTTCCTGGACGGCGACCAGGCCGCCGGCGCAACAGGATGA